In Chitinophaga nivalis, a single genomic region encodes these proteins:
- a CDS encoding Hsp20/alpha crystallin family protein, translating to MTHVKFNHSPLTKSFNGIVDDILHGGLRYVKDDFLTNDFFTTHPPVNITETKDAFLLEVVAPGFAKEDFKISVNEKVITISAERKAETRNEGDKQVRREFNFKSFKRSFTITEVVAADQINAKYDNGILKVTLPKKENKQDAPKEIVVE from the coding sequence ATGACACACGTAAAATTCAACCACAGCCCACTGACCAAATCTTTTAACGGTATTGTTGACGACATCCTCCATGGTGGATTAAGGTATGTAAAAGACGATTTTCTAACCAATGACTTCTTTACCACGCATCCACCGGTAAATATCACCGAAACCAAAGATGCCTTCCTGTTAGAGGTAGTAGCACCAGGTTTCGCTAAAGAAGACTTCAAAATCAGTGTCAACGAGAAAGTAATTACCATCAGCGCAGAAAGAAAAGCAGAAACCAGAAATGAAGGCGACAAACAGGTACGCCGGGAATTCAACTTCAAATCTTTCAAACGCTCTTTCACTATTACAGAAGTAGTAGCCGCTGACCAGATTAACGCAAAATATGACAATGGCATCCTGAAAGTAACCTTGCCTAAAAAGGAAAACAAACAGGACGCACCTAAAGAAATAGTAGTGGAATAA
- a CDS encoding DUF3822 family protein → MAYNIHPAFTVDDESLLETDLTACHLLVLIGSGTFSYVVYDPVPKKFLALKSYHFQPQKQALADLEMIEEVFDTDKLLFTAFKSVLLSFNTGNGVLVPDIYYMSAVKKDYLHLAQPEKMQEAILSDLLPGKPIVNVYGIDKDLLGFLRKEFSTDLVLHANTALLQSYPLDLDFQAPGGIAFVEVRQRTFTVTVYTGGELQIQQESEYQHGLDVVYFLVNTLRQLGLQEQQVKVKVAGVVSADDEVYQEMYKFITRLEWVQRLPGFHYITKMQEIPGYYFHNLYALALCV, encoded by the coding sequence GTGGCTTATAATATCCATCCCGCATTTACAGTAGACGATGAAAGCCTGCTGGAAACAGATCTGACGGCCTGTCACCTGCTGGTACTGATCGGAAGCGGTACATTCAGTTATGTGGTATATGATCCGGTGCCTAAAAAGTTCCTCGCATTAAAATCCTATCATTTTCAGCCACAGAAACAGGCTTTGGCTGATCTGGAAATGATAGAGGAAGTATTTGATACCGATAAACTGTTGTTCACTGCTTTTAAATCAGTATTGCTTTCTTTTAATACCGGCAATGGGGTATTGGTACCGGACATTTATTATATGTCTGCCGTAAAAAAAGACTACCTGCATCTGGCGCAGCCGGAAAAAATGCAGGAAGCAATCCTGTCTGATTTGCTGCCGGGGAAACCGATTGTGAATGTATACGGTATAGATAAAGACCTGCTGGGCTTTTTACGGAAAGAATTTTCTACAGATCTGGTCTTGCATGCCAATACTGCCCTGCTGCAGTCTTATCCGCTGGACCTGGATTTTCAGGCACCCGGCGGTATCGCATTTGTGGAAGTGCGGCAGCGCACTTTTACTGTCACGGTATATACCGGCGGAGAACTGCAGATACAGCAGGAAAGCGAATATCAACACGGATTGGATGTTGTCTATTTTCTGGTGAATACCCTCCGGCAACTGGGCCTGCAGGAACAGCAGGTAAAGGTAAAGGTGGCCGGTGTAGTGTCGGCAGACGACGAGGTATATCAGGAGATGTATAAATTTATAACACGCCTGGAATGGGTACAAAGACTCCCGGGTTTCCACTACATTACGAAAATGCAGGAAATCCCGGGCTATTATTTTCATAACTTGTATGCGTTAGCATTATGCGTATAA
- the pyrE gene encoding orotate phosphoribosyltransferase, with translation MSTVSEKQVAERLLQVQAVKLSPAQPFTWASGWKSPIYCDNRKILSYPYVRDYVKSELCNVVFETFPDAAVIAGVATAGIPHGALVADQLKLPFIYVRSKPKEHGMGNQIEGVLQPGQQVVVVEDLISTGKSSLEAVQAIRAAGGEVIGMVSIFNYGFDVAVQAFAAAGVPYHSLSNYDALITLAAEKGIVSADDIATLQSWRSAPDQWGK, from the coding sequence ATGAGTACAGTAAGCGAAAAACAAGTTGCAGAAAGATTACTGCAGGTGCAGGCCGTAAAGTTAAGTCCTGCACAGCCTTTTACATGGGCTTCCGGCTGGAAATCGCCGATATATTGCGATAACAGGAAGATTTTATCTTATCCGTACGTGCGCGATTATGTTAAATCTGAGTTGTGCAATGTGGTGTTCGAAACATTCCCCGATGCAGCTGTTATCGCGGGTGTGGCCACTGCAGGTATTCCGCATGGCGCCCTCGTGGCAGACCAGCTGAAGCTGCCTTTTATCTACGTGCGTTCCAAGCCGAAAGAGCATGGAATGGGTAACCAGATCGAAGGTGTATTGCAGCCCGGCCAGCAGGTGGTAGTAGTGGAAGACCTGATCTCTACCGGTAAAAGCAGTCTGGAAGCTGTACAGGCGATCCGTGCTGCCGGTGGTGAAGTAATCGGTATGGTATCTATCTTTAACTATGGCTTTGATGTGGCAGTACAGGCTTTTGCCGCTGCAGGCGTACCTTATCATTCCCTGAGTAATTATGATGCATTGATTACCCTGGCAGCAGAAAAAGGTATTGTTTCTGCAGATGATATCGCTACGTTGCAATCCTGGAGAAGCGCGCCGGATCAGTGGGGTAAATAG
- a CDS encoding LEA type 2 family protein, whose product MKAIRLLLVIFATWGLTSSCEKMKDIQFVRVAGISMDELGMSKSIVRMTLAYYNPNNYKLQLKDADFDLFLDETPVGHSIQDTMIYIPARDTFYFPVRLEVNMANVFQNALSAFSNKEVTIKATGKCKVGKGGIYLPFPIKCETRQALNFF is encoded by the coding sequence ATGAAAGCAATCCGATTATTGCTGGTAATTTTTGCCACCTGGGGACTTACCAGCTCCTGCGAAAAAATGAAGGATATCCAGTTTGTGAGAGTAGCCGGTATCAGTATGGACGAGCTGGGTATGTCCAAAAGTATCGTACGGATGACTCTGGCATATTACAATCCCAATAATTACAAATTACAATTAAAAGACGCCGATTTCGACCTCTTCCTTGATGAAACTCCGGTAGGACATTCCATACAGGACACCATGATTTACATTCCGGCAAGAGATACTTTTTATTTTCCGGTACGCCTCGAAGTAAATATGGCCAATGTATTTCAAAATGCCCTGAGCGCATTTTCCAATAAAGAAGTGACGATTAAAGCTACCGGCAAATGTAAAGTTGGAAAAGGCGGCATTTACCTGCCATTTCCGATAAAATGCGAAACCAGACAAGCCCTAAATTTCTTCTGA
- a CDS encoding arginine decarboxylase codes for MNNTYTDLVKQTFEFPQEGFEVKDNYLEFNGLDIKALIDKYGTPFKLTYLPKIGMQINKAKKMFQDAIKKNRYDGDYYYCYCTKSSHFSFIMEETLKHGVHIETSFAYDIDIVNKLYERKKINKETFVLCNGFKTKAYTRAIARLINSGFKNVIPVLDNKEELEDYKRNIRVKDKVKLGLRVAAEEEPSFDFYTSRLGIPPRDILEYYVDKIKGNDKFELRMLHFFMNKGIKDDIYYWSQFNRVLNLYCQLKKICPELDSINIGGGFPIKHSLGFDYDYNYIVNEIVANIKSMCKKNKVPVPHIYTEFGSFTVGESGAVIYSVVGEKMQNDRESWYMIDSSFITTLPDTWGIGEKFLMLPINKWDQEYQEVHLGGLTCDGYDFYTSEEHINAVFLPKQQTSGEPLYIGFFHTGAYQDQLSGYGGIKHCLIPSPKHVIVGYDKNGQLKDWLYAKEQTAQSMLKILGY; via the coding sequence ATGAACAACACCTACACAGACCTCGTTAAACAGACCTTTGAATTTCCCCAGGAGGGCTTTGAAGTGAAAGACAACTACCTGGAGTTTAACGGTTTGGACATAAAGGCATTGATCGACAAGTATGGAACGCCTTTTAAGTTGACCTACCTTCCCAAAATAGGGATGCAGATCAATAAGGCAAAAAAAATGTTCCAGGACGCCATTAAGAAAAACAGGTACGACGGGGATTATTATTATTGCTATTGCACGAAGAGTTCGCATTTCTCCTTTATTATGGAGGAAACACTGAAGCACGGCGTACATATAGAAACTTCGTTTGCCTACGATATTGATATCGTCAATAAGCTGTATGAGCGCAAGAAAATCAACAAAGAAACGTTTGTGCTTTGTAATGGTTTTAAAACGAAAGCTTATACCCGTGCGATTGCCCGCCTGATCAACAGCGGCTTTAAGAATGTGATCCCGGTGTTGGACAATAAGGAAGAACTGGAAGATTACAAACGTAATATACGTGTAAAAGACAAAGTGAAGCTGGGACTGCGCGTAGCAGCAGAAGAAGAGCCAAGTTTTGATTTTTATACTTCCCGTTTAGGCATTCCTCCACGTGATATCCTTGAATATTATGTAGATAAAATCAAGGGAAATGATAAGTTCGAGCTGAGAATGCTCCACTTCTTCATGAACAAGGGGATCAAGGATGATATTTACTACTGGAGCCAGTTCAACCGGGTACTCAACCTGTACTGCCAGTTAAAGAAAATATGTCCTGAACTGGATAGCATTAATATCGGCGGCGGTTTTCCGATTAAACACTCGCTGGGCTTCGACTACGACTACAATTACATTGTAAACGAAATCGTAGCGAATATCAAGAGCATGTGTAAAAAGAACAAAGTGCCGGTACCGCATATTTATACCGAGTTTGGTTCTTTCACTGTGGGAGAAAGCGGCGCTGTAATTTATAGCGTAGTAGGGGAGAAAATGCAGAATGACAGGGAGTCCTGGTATATGATTGACAGCTCTTTCATTACCACCTTGCCAGACACCTGGGGTATCGGGGAGAAATTCCTGATGCTGCCCATCAACAAATGGGACCAGGAATACCAGGAAGTACACCTGGGTGGTCTTACCTGCGATGGATATGATTTCTATACTTCAGAAGAACATATAAATGCCGTATTCCTGCCTAAGCAGCAAACTTCCGGCGAGCCACTGTATATTGGATTCTTCCATACCGGTGCTTACCAGGATCAGCTGAGTGGTTATGGTGGTATCAAACATTGCCTGATACCTTCTCCTAAACACGTTATTGTGGGATACGACAAAAACGGGCAGCTGAAAGACTGGCTGTATGCCAAAGAGCAGACCGCACAAAGTATGTTAAAGATCTTGGGTTATTAA
- the coaD gene encoding pantetheine-phosphate adenylyltransferase, which produces MRICLFPGTFDPITLGHTDVINRALDLFDRLVIGIGVNSNKTPMFTLEDRIAWMQEIYRNDPRVAVAAYKGLTIDYCKEIDARFILRGIRGVADFEYEKAIADVNRTIAPQVETIFLTTSPQYASVASTLVRDIHRYGGDVAPFLPAAVREGILKLKP; this is translated from the coding sequence ATGAGAATTTGTTTATTCCCGGGTACATTCGATCCTATTACACTCGGGCATACGGATGTCATTAACCGGGCATTGGACCTGTTTGACCGCCTGGTCATCGGGATTGGTGTCAATAGCAATAAAACACCTATGTTCACGCTGGAAGACCGGATCGCCTGGATGCAGGAGATTTACCGGAACGACCCGCGGGTAGCCGTAGCTGCCTATAAAGGCCTCACCATTGATTACTGTAAGGAGATAGACGCCCGTTTTATTCTCCGTGGTATCAGGGGAGTAGCTGATTTTGAATACGAAAAGGCCATTGCAGATGTGAATCGCACCATTGCTCCACAGGTAGAAACAATATTTCTGACTACTTCTCCGCAATATGCCAGTGTGGCTTCTACGTTGGTGAGGGATATTCACCGGTATGGCGGGGATGTGGCGCCATTTCTGCCGGCAGCTGTGCGGGAAGGCATCCTGAAATTAAAGCCGTAA
- a CDS encoding MATE family efflux transporter, with protein MLLQITNRQIIKIAAPICLALIIPQINHITNTAFLGRLGEFELAANGIAGIYYLVMYMIAYGLNNGMQVLIARRAGQRQLAGIGQLFSNGLLTGLVFSLLSILLTLLVAPYFFSKSLHDPHIYEAAVSFIRIRIWGLPFLMVLSMTNAFYIGSGHAKVLAITSLCQEMMNIFFDYTLIFGKLGLPALGLNGAAVASIIAEITGCSVAVSILFINRYHLEYSLFRYLRPDWRTIKSILNVSAPLIVQFLFSIGSWFVFFIFIEHLGERPLAISNMLRSIFGLFGIFTWALAATCNTMVSNIIGQGRPDLVFTIIKKIVLISLGCSTFMCIVVNLFPYTLLQIYTSNSELIAASIPSIRIITLSTLLMAIAGITLNAVTGTGNTRMNLFIEFTAVVGYMAYCDIVIEKMRSPLHLAWGADFIYWIIILIICVIYLRSGKWKGKEI; from the coding sequence ATGCTTCTGCAGATAACCAACAGACAAATCATTAAAATAGCGGCTCCTATATGTCTGGCACTGATCATCCCTCAGATAAACCACATTACCAATACCGCTTTTCTCGGACGACTGGGTGAATTTGAACTGGCTGCCAATGGCATTGCCGGCATTTATTACCTGGTGATGTATATGATTGCCTATGGCCTGAACAACGGGATGCAGGTACTGATCGCCCGCCGCGCCGGACAACGGCAACTGGCAGGTATCGGCCAGTTATTTTCCAACGGCCTGCTGACCGGCCTCGTTTTTTCTCTGCTGTCTATTCTGCTGACATTGCTGGTAGCTCCTTACTTTTTCTCTAAAAGCCTGCATGATCCGCATATATATGAAGCGGCCGTTTCGTTTATCCGCATCCGTATCTGGGGATTACCTTTCCTGATGGTACTCAGCATGACCAACGCCTTTTATATAGGTAGCGGACATGCCAAAGTACTGGCCATTACTTCCCTGTGCCAGGAAATGATGAACATTTTCTTTGACTATACCCTCATCTTCGGGAAACTGGGACTGCCTGCGTTGGGCCTGAACGGTGCTGCGGTTGCTTCTATTATAGCCGAAATAACCGGCTGCAGTGTAGCTGTCAGCATCCTGTTCATCAACCGGTATCACCTGGAGTACAGCTTATTCCGCTATCTGCGGCCCGACTGGCGTACCATCAAAAGTATCCTGAATGTTTCCGCTCCGCTGATTGTGCAGTTTCTGTTCAGTATTGGCAGCTGGTTTGTGTTTTTCATCTTCATAGAACACCTGGGCGAAAGACCGCTGGCTATTTCCAATATGCTCCGTAGCATATTCGGCCTGTTTGGCATTTTCACCTGGGCGCTGGCAGCTACCTGCAATACGATGGTCAGTAATATTATTGGTCAGGGCCGGCCGGATCTGGTATTTACCATTATTAAAAAGATAGTGCTGATCAGCCTCGGATGCTCCACCTTTATGTGTATTGTGGTCAACCTGTTTCCTTATACCCTGCTGCAGATCTATACCAGTAACAGTGAGTTGATTGCAGCCAGTATTCCTTCCATCCGCATCATTACCCTCAGTACCTTACTGATGGCCATTGCCGGTATTACGCTGAATGCCGTTACCGGTACCGGTAACACCAGAATGAACCTGTTTATAGAATTCACTGCCGTAGTGGGTTATATGGCCTACTGCGATATCGTGATAGAAAAGATGCGTAGTCCCCTGCACCTGGCCTGGGGAGCAGATTTCATTTACTGGATCATTATTCTGATCATCTGTGTGATATACCTGCGGAGTGGTAAATGGAAAGGTAAAGAGATTTAA
- a CDS encoding RsmD family RNA methyltransferase has product MRIIGGASGGRKIQPPAKMPNTRPTTDIAKGGLFNIIENNLDISSLKTLDIFGGTGSISYELASRGATDMTVVEKDPAMAAFIIKTAQALQIDTLKTVKMDVFKYLQQCTEKFDLIFADPPYMMETLDQLPLIIFERELLQPEGWLVVEHTQHGKFSEYDYYRTERNYGSTVFSVFINRPELKR; this is encoded by the coding sequence ATGCGTATAATCGGAGGAGCGAGTGGCGGCAGAAAAATACAACCACCGGCAAAAATGCCTAATACCAGGCCCACTACAGATATCGCCAAAGGTGGATTGTTTAATATTATAGAGAACAACCTGGATATCTCATCTTTAAAAACACTGGATATTTTTGGAGGTACCGGAAGTATCAGCTACGAGCTGGCTTCCCGGGGAGCAACAGACATGACTGTCGTGGAAAAAGATCCGGCGATGGCTGCTTTTATTATTAAAACAGCCCAGGCCTTGCAGATCGATACCCTGAAAACGGTGAAAATGGATGTGTTCAAATACCTGCAGCAATGCACGGAAAAATTTGATCTCATTTTTGCAGATCCGCCATATATGATGGAAACGCTGGACCAGCTCCCCCTGATCATTTTTGAAAGAGAGCTGCTGCAGCCGGAAGGATGGCTGGTCGTAGAGCATACCCAACACGGTAAATTCAGTGAATATGATTATTACCGTACCGAAAGGAACTACGGATCTACCGTTTTCTCTGTTTTTATTAACCGGCCGGAATTAAAACGCTGA
- a CDS encoding hotdog fold thioesterase → MKTIWHSLQVSLDQLNEMNSSTMAEHLEMEFTEIGPDYLKMMMPVDKRTHQPYGLLHGGASVALAETVGSMASALIIDPEKQICVGMEINANHVRGVKSGYVHACARPLHIGASSHVWDIRLTDDQHKLVCVSRLTVAVLAKR, encoded by the coding sequence ATGAAAACGATCTGGCATTCACTACAGGTGTCACTGGACCAGCTGAATGAAATGAACAGCAGTACCATGGCAGAACACCTGGAAATGGAATTTACGGAAATAGGCCCCGATTATCTGAAAATGATGATGCCGGTAGACAAAAGAACGCATCAGCCTTATGGGTTACTGCATGGTGGCGCTTCTGTAGCACTGGCAGAAACGGTGGGCAGTATGGCTTCCGCACTGATCATTGATCCGGAGAAACAGATTTGTGTAGGAATGGAGATTAATGCCAATCATGTACGTGGGGTTAAGAGCGGGTATGTACATGCCTGCGCACGCCCTTTGCATATCGGCGCATCCAGTCATGTATGGGATATCCGCCTGACAGACGACCAGCATAAACTGGTATGCGTAAGCCGGCTCACAGTAGCGGTATTGGCTAAACGCTGA
- a CDS encoding WbqC family protein: MTENAGNGTLLIESQYFPPIDVYKTLIKYDTLQIEKYEHYQKLSYRNRCYVAGPNGRMILSVPLSRGKNQRTVMKDVRISNEEQWQALHWKTLVSAYRRSPWFEYYEAELELLFQREFNFLLDWNLACLEWVHSKLGLQIPVTFTESYQQEVTGVTDFREQVLPGTVAADAPEYTQVFQDRTGFIPGLSVLDLLFCEGKQSLEVIKKVL; encoded by the coding sequence ATGACGGAGAATGCAGGTAATGGGACATTACTAATTGAATCCCAATATTTTCCACCAATTGATGTGTATAAAACTTTAATTAAGTACGACACATTACAAATAGAGAAATATGAGCACTACCAAAAGCTCAGTTACCGGAACCGTTGTTATGTTGCCGGACCAAATGGCCGGATGATTTTAAGCGTACCACTGTCCCGGGGTAAAAATCAGCGGACCGTGATGAAGGATGTAAGAATCAGTAATGAAGAACAATGGCAGGCGCTGCACTGGAAAACGCTGGTGTCTGCTTACAGGCGTTCTCCCTGGTTTGAATATTATGAGGCAGAGCTTGAATTGCTGTTTCAGCGGGAATTCAATTTTCTGCTGGACTGGAACCTGGCATGTCTGGAATGGGTACATAGCAAACTCGGCCTGCAGATCCCGGTGACCTTTACCGAAAGCTATCAGCAGGAGGTAACCGGCGTAACGGATTTCCGGGAACAGGTACTGCCGGGTACGGTAGCAGCGGATGCGCCGGAATATACCCAGGTGTTTCAGGATCGTACCGGATTCATTCCGGGACTGAGTGTCCTGGACCTGCTTTTCTGCGAAGGAAAACAAAGCCTGGAGGTGATTAAAAAGGTGCTTTGA
- a CDS encoding NUDIX hydrolase, giving the protein MQTNLTIYLNERPLLLSADTASVPAPFATATVYNNPDTEKIGSVLQQLEDGRAAAAVFITEDVKQLFKKVSLHFTTLVAAGGLVTNPAGEVLLIFRRGKWDLPKGKQDPGEDLETCALREVAEETGLSKVSLEHKINETFHYYPMKNKKVLKHTYWYRMQFTGTELTVPQIEEDIVDIQWIKPENIEKYLKFSYENIREVFRAAGII; this is encoded by the coding sequence ATGCAAACAAACCTTACCATCTATCTCAACGAGCGCCCATTGCTGTTAAGCGCTGATACCGCATCCGTACCGGCGCCATTTGCAACAGCCACCGTTTATAATAATCCGGACACCGAAAAAATAGGCAGTGTATTACAGCAACTGGAAGACGGCCGGGCAGCAGCAGCCGTGTTTATTACGGAAGATGTAAAACAGCTTTTCAAAAAAGTATCACTCCATTTTACCACCCTGGTGGCAGCTGGTGGATTGGTCACCAATCCGGCTGGAGAAGTACTGCTGATCTTCCGGAGAGGCAAATGGGACCTGCCTAAAGGCAAACAGGACCCGGGAGAAGATCTGGAAACCTGCGCGCTGCGGGAAGTAGCAGAAGAAACGGGCTTAAGTAAAGTATCCCTCGAACATAAAATCAATGAAACCTTCCATTATTACCCGATGAAGAACAAGAAGGTTTTAAAACATACCTACTGGTACCGGATGCAGTTTACCGGTACAGAGCTGACCGTTCCACAGATAGAAGAAGATATTGTAGACATCCAGTGGATAAAACCGGAAAATATAGAGAAGTACCTGAAGTTCTCCTATGAAAATATCAGGGAGGTATTCCGGGCGGCCGGTATTATATAA
- a CDS encoding heavy-metal-associated domain-containing protein, which translates to MRILKLVMLLLVTSVGMAVAQQKQKSILTAKISTPTVQCESCKNRIERYISQEEGVQSVKVDYKKHLTTVKYWSDRTNIENIKTGIANAGYDADNITANPESYAKLPTCCKKPEDGGGMDKKKN; encoded by the coding sequence ATGCGTATCCTGAAATTAGTAATGTTGCTGTTGGTCACCAGCGTTGGCATGGCCGTAGCGCAACAGAAACAGAAGTCTATTTTAACTGCAAAAATCAGTACACCTACCGTTCAATGTGAATCCTGCAAGAATCGTATTGAAAGATACATCAGTCAGGAAGAAGGGGTACAGTCCGTAAAAGTAGATTATAAGAAACACCTCACTACCGTGAAATACTGGAGTGACCGTACCAATATCGAAAACATTAAAACAGGTATTGCCAATGCAGGATATGATGCAGATAACATTACTGCCAATCCGGAGTCATACGCAAAACTGCCTACCTGCTGCAAGAAACCGGAAGACGGTGGCGGCATGGATAAAAAGAAAAACTAA
- a CDS encoding BrxA/BrxB family bacilliredoxin, producing the protein MYPAELVLPMKAELTDNGFEELLTPDNVDAALKKEGTTLVVINSVCGCSAGTARPGVLMAVAHSEKKPDRLTTSFAGFDGAAVQQIRTHLLPYPPSSPSIALFKDGELVHFIERHMIEGRSAQMIAANLADAFEQYC; encoded by the coding sequence ATGTATCCAGCAGAATTAGTACTGCCCATGAAGGCAGAGTTAACAGATAACGGCTTTGAAGAACTGCTTACTCCGGATAATGTAGATGCTGCCCTGAAAAAAGAAGGCACTACCCTGGTAGTCATCAATTCTGTTTGTGGATGTTCGGCTGGTACTGCCCGTCCGGGTGTGCTGATGGCAGTAGCCCACAGTGAGAAAAAACCAGACAGACTGACCACCAGCTTCGCAGGCTTCGACGGCGCAGCAGTACAACAGATCCGTACACACCTGTTGCCTTATCCTCCGTCTTCCCCGTCTATCGCATTATTTAAGGATGGTGAGCTGGTTCATTTTATCGAGCGTCACATGATTGAAGGCCGCTCCGCGCAGATGATTGCTGCAAACCTGGCTGATGCATTCGAACAATATTGCTAA
- a CDS encoding tetratricopeptide repeat protein: MFKRIMAIALLIMTSHFVKAQSVSDMVEEAKQLEKQMKEAEALEKDKEILKIQPNEITALTQASQLCSRVGNRQKSKSDKVTYFNQAKSYAQQALKIAPDNADANNAMAVAMGRMALISGAKDKVAASKDVKKYAEIAIKLNPSLAQAYHVLGKWNFEVANLNVFERGAAKMLFGGLPEGTLQVAINNYEKCRQLDPGFILNYYELARAYKQNDQQDKAIEVLKKALTLRNISQDDASIKVDCKKMLDDLQ; this comes from the coding sequence ATGTTTAAACGGATCATGGCAATTGCGTTGCTGATAATGACCTCCCATTTTGTGAAAGCACAAAGTGTAAGTGATATGGTGGAAGAGGCCAAACAGCTGGAAAAGCAAATGAAAGAGGCAGAAGCACTGGAAAAAGATAAAGAAATCCTGAAAATACAACCCAACGAAATCACGGCACTCACCCAGGCGAGCCAGCTGTGTTCCCGTGTCGGCAACCGGCAGAAAAGCAAATCAGATAAAGTCACTTACTTTAATCAGGCGAAAAGCTATGCCCAGCAAGCTTTGAAGATAGCCCCCGATAATGCGGATGCCAACAATGCGATGGCTGTAGCCATGGGCCGTATGGCGCTTATCTCCGGCGCAAAAGATAAAGTAGCAGCTTCCAAGGATGTTAAAAAATATGCGGAAATAGCCATCAAATTAAATCCTTCCCTGGCGCAGGCTTATCATGTACTGGGTAAGTGGAATTTTGAAGTAGCTAACCTCAATGTGTTCGAACGGGGCGCTGCTAAAATGTTATTCGGTGGCCTGCCGGAAGGTACCCTGCAGGTAGCCATCAACAACTACGAAAAGTGCCGCCAGCTTGATCCGGGTTTTATCCTCAACTATTATGAGCTGGCAAGGGCCTATAAACAAAATGATCAGCAGGACAAGGCCATCGAAGTACTCAAAAAAGCCTTAACCCTGCGGAACATCTCTCAGGACGATGCCAGCATCAAGGTTGATTGTAAAAAAATGCTGGATGATCTGCAATAA
- a CDS encoding dihydroneopterin aldolase, whose protein sequence is MLTIALEQASFHAFHGYYPEETIIGNEFILDVSVRIPGTVPVDDLSETVNYQGIYEIARDVMATPRPLLEEVVYELTDALKQRYPAIQHSTVTLRKMNPPMGASIRNSLVSLQKDY, encoded by the coding sequence ATGTTAACGATTGCCCTGGAACAGGCTTCTTTTCACGCTTTTCATGGTTATTATCCGGAAGAAACCATCATTGGCAATGAATTTATATTGGACGTATCGGTACGTATACCCGGTACCGTGCCGGTAGATGATTTGTCTGAAACTGTCAACTATCAGGGAATCTATGAAATAGCCCGGGATGTAATGGCTACCCCCCGTCCATTGCTGGAAGAAGTAGTGTATGAACTCACGGATGCATTGAAACAACGTTATCCTGCTATTCAGCACAGTACCGTCACCCTGCGTAAGATGAATCCACCTATGGGCGCCAGTATCCGTAATTCTCTTGTCTCGCTGCAAAAAGATTATTGA